tctgtatataatttatatacggatttttttgtatgtaattacatacgaaaaaatttatatataaaatttatatgtaattacatacgaaaaaatctatatataaaatgtgtatgtaattacatacaaaaaaatccgtatgtaactaTGATTTAATAAAAAGCACTCAATAAGTAAGAGTTATTTATATCTAATAAGAATCAAATACAATTGTCAAATTGCGAAAAATAGTACCGAATatgttagtttttattaaaatgtatatatacaacaataataaatacaCAAACTATATATATAGAAGAGTGACTTCAAATAACTAACATAATTAAAGTGTATAGTTAAAagtgtaatatatatttatacaaagTTCCAAAGTTCTTTGATTCTCTTAAGTTTCCTAATCCCTTCCTTGCTGCTTTAAGCCTTACGTTTGTCTTGCTGTCTCAGTCTCTCAGATGCACACCAATCACGAAAACTCCTTTCTTCTTTGCTATTTTCTCTTCCCTGTGTTAGCAAAATGGTAAGAGATCATAAAACAATATCAATttcctcatatatatatatatatatatatatatatatatatatatatatatatatatatatatatatatatatatatatatatatatatatataatgttgtTCATCACATTATAACAGAATCAAGCATCAAACGAAAACACAATAGAGTCCATGACCTATTACATAACAGAAGTGCCACATCCTAAATAACCCCTGAACTAAGAGTTATGTAAGTAGCCAAAGTTGTTACTATTctgttaattattttctaagcATGCCATTTCAAAGAAATAAATTCTGGACACGTATGTATaagaaaaacacatatataattatctggtatatataatttttttggaaatagaaaaaggttatacttcaaaacaaacaatgaCAAAGAATGGGGTTATGGACTTTATATAGTTGGAGACCAAAGTcattgataaattaaaacattactGTAAaagtaattgaataaaattattattctttactAAACGTACTATTCGAATGGCCCACATGAAAATGGTTTAGAAAGTAGTAATTACTACCTAGTATGCAATTCATGTCTTGAATGACtattagtataaattattatttatttttttctagtaATGAATTATATCCTGTCACAccataagagaaaataaattttcaaattaattatttataagtcacaattttataatatagtaaTGCGtgatataataacaaaaatagcaaaaatttataaagtagtTAAAGTTATTAACATCAgaattaaattagtatttatcATAGGAGCAAAttgtcattttaatattttgtctcTTAGGTTTTCTAttaggtttaattttttaattttgttttattatttattgtaaaatttgtgTATAACATCTGTATATAAAGAAGAATCCacttatatacagattttatatacggatttatcttTGGCAAAACTCTCGATAAAAAACATCACCATTACATACAAATGTTACATAcggaaaatccgtatataaattattttttcattatataggAAAAATCCGTATCTAacttatccgtatataaaatctgtatgtaatGAGAATTTTATGTACGGAtcaaaattcgtatataataaTCTGTATgtaaatgatatttttcttatacTGTATGTGTACGTTGGTTTGAGTTTTGTCTCgcggtaataatcgattatatgagaTGATAATAAACTATCCTTTCATGTGTgatgaatatgaaaatttgatatgaTAGAGCtactgaaataattgattatcaaaagtgataatcgattatcacaataTATTTTGTGTAATTATGAACTTCTCGGGAACAAtagattatcacttatgataattgattattccaaagcatttttattaaagatggcaaatttaataaaaaatggataTGGACCAAGCTTGATGATATAATTTGTCCTAAGCTCAAGATATTATTCTTCACGCTTGCCACATAATAtacattgaaaataaattgatgtACACCATTCTTTAGTTGATGAGGACATTATCTTTATCtttcattgttttcttttattaatctCAAATCACATAGAAAAACTAGAGGGGAGGGAGTAGGATGAatagtgtttttaaatttgttcGCAAAGTAGTGTGTAATGAATTGTAagagatatataattttaaatatgatgtTTAGACACGGGTTTTTCTAAAGTTCCTAAATAGAAAACGTTTCAAAAAGCAAAGTTATAAAGCAcaaattttatactggttcattCAATTATGAGctatgtttagtttttcgttacaaaatcttaaaaaattttactaaattacCCAAATTTTACTTCTCCATATTTACAATGATTATAGTTACTATTCTTCGTTAACCTAATCGACAcgacttatttaaattttctaaaaaaaatatttagaagagAACTATATCTAAACAAAGATACTATTTTCATAAGTTCATTAATTCCACCAAcgaattttctaaaaaaaatatttagaagagAACTATATCTAAACAAAAATACTATTTTCATAAGTTCATTAATTCCACCAACTATGAATAAACCATTATCAAAATTTGACTCGTTTTGTAAaagaatttttagaaatttgtgataaattaagttaatattttcttaattgtaTAGAATGtgtttaaatagtttatatttgcTTACTATAAAAAAGTCACAAGTttactaaaataagaaaaaaagcgAGAGACTGATATGCTCTTGAACTTTTTTGTCccattattatttctttttaaatttctttacttttccTGATTACATCCTTATGGCAAGAtatatcacttttttttctctcactctttcttttatttttataatctgaATATATCATTACATATATCACTCGCTTgttatcttttattaatttaccactattttctcttttttatctttcctATCTCATTTCTTAgctttttatcatcatcatcatcatcattattatcttattattatctGTTATCATCAATTATGTCTCTTctttatgtattttttcttgtttctacTTCATTCACTCGAAGACCTGGAGGATGGAATTTGATTCATTTTCTACTCTTGTACCTAATAATTGACAATTCTTAGAAAATATAGGTAAAGTTGTGAACCTTCACTCTATCACAACCACTCATTCATTCATGCTAATGGAGTACAGCTTGTGAATAACAGTGCTGTCGGAAGACTCAAATACTCTTTATTGCTTGTTGACGAGCCATCAAGGGAAAAAGTTCACCAACCTTAATTCAAGGCCATCATTCAAAAATTaccttattaattttatttccatTGCACTGCACCCAATCACACCCATAAGCTTCACTTCAAATCTCACAATTTCATTCATGGCAGCAGAAATGGTTACCGGTGTTCTTGTTTCTACTTTCCTCGGGAGGACTATCGACACTTTGGCTTCCCGTCTTGTCGACATATTTCGTCAAATACAACACAAGAAGCAACTCAGCAACTTGAAGATGAAGCTCCTCGCCATTGATGTTGTGGCTTTTGATGCAGAACAAAAGCAGTTCATAGATCCACGTGTCAGAGATTGGCTTCTCAGGGCCAAAGATGTTGTCTTTGATGCAGAAGATCTCTTGGATGAGATAGATTATGAACTCTCCAAAAGCCAAGTGGAAGCTGAGTCTCAGAGTGATGCTAAGAAGGTGTGGAGTTCcctcaacacttcttttctcaGTTTTGATATTGAATCCATGATGGAAAAAGTTGAGGGCTTGTTCTTGGATCTAGAAGTTCTTGCAAACGAAAGCAATATTCTAGGTTTGGAAAAGGGTGGTGGTGTTGGGGTTGGATCAGGATCGGGTAGTAAATTAACATATACATCTTTGCCAAATGAAGGGGATATCTATGGCAGAGATGATGACAAAGACTTTGTCTTTAACTGGCTCACATCGGACACTCACAACAACCTATCTATACTTTCTATTGTGGCCATGGGTGGGACGGGTAAGACTTTACTTGCCCAACATGTATTTTATGACCCAAAGATTGAAGGTGAATTTGATATAAAAGCTTGGGTCAGTGTTCCAGAGGAATTTGATGTTCTCAATGTATCAAGAACAATTCTTGCTACAATTACTGGTTCAACAGATAATAGTGTACAAAAGGAACTGATTCAGAGAagattgaaagaagaattgtCGGGGAAGAAATTTCTTCTCATTTTGGATGACGTTTGGAACGAAAATCCATTTAAATGGGAAGATGTGCAGAAGCCCCTAGTTTTCGGAAGCCAAGGCAGTAGGATTCTTGTCACTACACGGAGTGAGAAGGTTGCTGCTGCCATGCGATCAGAAAAGCACCCCCTGCAGCGATTAAAAGGAGATTATTGTTGGGACTTGTTCGCCAAGCATGCATTCCAAAATGCTAATCCGCAACCAGACCCAGACTTCATAGAGATTGGTAAAAAGATAGTTGAAAAATGTGATGGACTTCCTTTAGCCTTGAAAACAATGGGAAGTCTATTATACAATAAATCATCCCTTTGCGAATGGAAAAGCATCATGAGAAGTGAGATATGGGATTTTTCAGAAAATGAAAGTGGTATACTTCCTGCTTTAAGTTTAAGTTATCTCCACCTTCCTTCCCATATAAAGAAATGCTTTGCTTTTTGCGCCTTATTTCCCAGACGTTATCGCTTTGACAAGGAGAGCTTAATTCAACTGTGGATGGCTCAAAATTTGCTAGAAAGTCCTCTACAGAAAAAGAGTTCTAAAGAAGTTGGTGAgcaatattttaatgatttgtCATCTTGGTCCTTCTTTCAACAGGTAAGCAACGAAGGGgcaaattattttatcatgCATGACCTTCTAAATGATTTGGCAAAATATGTCTCTCAAGACATAAGCATCAGGTTAGGAGTTGATGAACCAAAAGGTATACCCAAAACAACCCGTCATTGTTCATTTTCATCCTCTAAATTATGGTTTGGGATTTGGTTTGGGATTGCAAGATGTCGATAGATGACTTGTTCTCCAGATTTAAGTTCATTCGTGTGATATCTTTGAATCATTGTCGTAACCTTACAGAGGTGCCTCAATCTATTGGAAATCTTATTCATCTTCGTTCAATAGATCTATCCTGGACTGAAATAGAAAAACTACCCGACTCAATAAGTTCACTCTACAAGTTGCAAACACTGAAGCTGAACTATTGTCATAGATTAAAGGAGCTTCCTTCGTGTTTACATCAACTTGACAATTTACGTTATCTTGAATTAGTTGTTATTGGAGTGAAAAATGTGGTAGCATATTTGGGAAAGCTGAAGAATGTTCAAGTGTCGATGAGTTCATTTCATGTTGAGAAAAGTAAGGAAATGAATATTCGGCAATTAGGAGAACTCAATCTTCATGGAATTCTAACAATTGATGGTCTGCAGAATATTGAGAATCCCTCTGATGCATTAGAAGCAGATTTGAAGAACAAACCCCACCTTGTGAGGCTAGAGTTAAAATGGAATTTCATTGGCAGCTCCTCTATTGATTCAGAAAAAGCTGAGGATGTAATTGAGAATCTACGACCTTCAAAATACTTGAAGGAGTTGTCAATAAGTAACTATATTGGTAAACAATTTCCAAATTGGTTACTCGATAATTCATTACCGAATCTGGTGTCCTTAGAGTTGGAGGGATGTGAATCTTGCCAACGCTTACCTCCGCTTGGACTTTTGCCATTTCTCAATTACTTGAGCCTTTCAGAGTTTGATGAGATAGTGAGTATTGATGCTGATTTTCATGGGAACAACTCTTCTTCATTTAAATCCCTtcaaaaattgtatttatttgaTATGAGGCAATGGGAAAAGTGGGAATGCCAAGCTGTGACAGGTGCTTTTCCACGTCTACAACTTCTATGGATAGAAAATTGTCCCAAGCTGAAAGGACACCTGCCAAAGTTCGTTggtttaaaatatctatatgTCTTTAACTGCGAACAACTTGAAGCTCTGATTGTGAGTGTGATAGAATTACGTCTAGAAGAGTGTGGAAAGCTGCAGTTGGAGCGGTCTACAATGAAAAAGCTCACAACGGATGGGAACGGCATGGCAGCATCATTGGTGGCAACTGTTGGACATATGTTATTCGACACTTCTCTTGAAATCTTGGACATTGGTTCAGCtctggagtcaaaaagtgatgACTGTGTCTCTCTAAAGATCTTTCCACTGGATTTTTTCCCAACACTCAGGAACCTTGAACTCGATGGGTTTCCTGATCTACAGATGATCTCACAGGATCATGTTCACAATCATCTCCAGTATCTGACAATCAAAGACTGTCCAAGACTTGAGTTGTTCCCTGAAGGAGGTTTGCTATCAAATCTAATGGACATCCAACTCATTAATTGCTTTAGACTTGTTGGCTCACTGAAAAGAGTTTTCGGAGACAGTTCTTCGTTGGAAAGTATAATGATTGAAAAAGTAGAGGCGGAATGTTTTCCTGATGAAGGTTTGCTTCCACTCTCTCTTTCCTCTTTAAGAATATATGATTGTCCAAATCTAAACAAACTGAACTACAAGGCTCTCTTAGAACTCTCATCTCTTGAATCACTGCGTCTTTGGAACTGTCCCAACCTCCAATGCTTACCAGAGGAGGGTCTTcccaaatcaatttcatctcttCATATACGCAACTGTCCTTTGCTGAAACAGCGTTACCATGAAGGAGGCGAAGACAGGAAAAAGATTGCTCACATTCGATACATACATATATGGTAGTGaagttgtttcttttgtttaattttgtttaatggtACGGATACTTTAATAGTGGTGTATGAACTATTTTTCGTCTTTTGGTAGTCCGGTCATGTAACAAATTATAACTCCATAATTATTAAGCCTTTATCTCTTTATTGATGATTAGGTTTAGAATAAATTCTGGTATAACAAATGTATTTACTTTAAACTTAAAGTCTGCCtatcagttttattttaaatactctATTAAATGCAATAATGGTAAAGCTtaaataagttttaagtttctaacattatttttgtaaatgaaatacataataaatttaactccttgaaaaatatacttttttgtattttttttctttcacattaCATTGTGTCTTTAGacgtatttttgaaatatttatatttgtcttttaattctttaccttatttttatcataacatctatatgtttttttttctataatggCATATAATAATAGAAGTGATTTAGTGTATGTGATTCTTCAAGAATCTAGATTTTGTGATAACATGTTTATGCAAGACTTAAACATGCAAAATAGAACTGATCTagatgaataaaattatttaatttattaaatatctatttgaaaaaatagtttaaagtAAAAATCAATCTTATATTAAAGactaaaacttatttaaatgcaaatttaattatcatttttttatatttaagaatgTTGATATAAATGTTACTCGGTAACTATTTGaaattttacttaatatttacttatatgtactaatgattatattaattttcaattaagaGACTAAACTTAATTAGTAacgattatatttattttttaattgaatgattatatttgattaataaCGATCagtttaatttgtatttaagtGACcgaatttgattaaaatatcaAGATTTAAATGCACTTAGGTAGGATAGCTTACGTTTAATGCACggaaaataattttatggtGTGggtaattcatttttcttttagtattaatattttcaaattaaacgTGTAATGTAATCCGaatagttaaaattagtttatcaTGGGATTAGTTAATATTATTAACAGCGTATGTCATGGCAAGGAGAGTTATGAGGATGACTTTTTCTATGTGTATATGATGCTCTTCACGCAACTTCATGTTCGACTTCCTTTTAATGAATTTACTATGGGCGTCCTTTGACTTCTCAACATTGAACCTACACACCTATTTTGCTTAGAGAGTTGCAAAATCAGGAAAAATGGTCAAAGATTCAAGATGCATTACAAATTGAATTCACAGTTTGGAAATTTATACAAAGAATGAATCGCACCtatgaaaaagaatgaaatgtTTACTTGAAAAAGGAATAATGTAGTCCAAAGAGCTGAGTAAGTTGATACACCAAGAAGGGAGAGATGAAAAATGTCAAAACAAGGttggaaaagaaagagagaaactcATGTCAAGTGCATACGATTAAAAATCCTTTATAAGTGGATTTTTGTTTATCCTGAAAAACCATATTTTCTTGATACACGCAACCTTATATCATTTGGGTATGTTTATTGACTACGTTGCAGCCAAAATTGACCATTGCTATTAAACCTGCACTGAGCGATTGCCATTAGCTGCACTTTCGTTCATCTACTAGATTCCCTTTCCTAATTCCTACCATGGCTGCAGAATTGGTTGGTGGTGCTCTTCTTTCTGCTTTCCTTCAGGTTGCATTTGATAGGCTGGCTTCTCCTCAAGTTCTCCACTTCTTTCGTGGAAGAAAACTTGATCAGAAGCTGCTGAAAAGGTTGAAGCGGAAGCTGCGGTCCATTGACGCTCTTGCTGATGATGCAGATATACAGCAGTTCATAAATAAACGTGTGAAGGCTTGGCTTGCTGATGTCATAGATGCTCTGTTTGAAGCTGAGGATCTCTTAGATGAAATATATGAATTCTCCCTGCGCGAAGTGGAAGATGAATATCAGAGAACATCTAACAAGGTGTGGAATTTGAATTTATCCCTTTCTTCTGTCAGTTTCTTTATCgatgaaaatgaaattgaaacaAGGATGGAACAAGTCCTTGACGACTTAGATGAACTTGTAAACGAAGGCAGTCGTATAGGTTTGAAAGAGGCTAGTGGTGTTGGGGTTGATTCAGGATCCAATAGTAAAGTGTCACAAAAATCGTCATCAACATCTTTGTTGAGTGAAAGAGACGATATTTATGGCAGAGATGATGACAAAGATATTATCTTTAACTGGCTTGCACCAGACAGTGACGATGGTGACAAGTTATTAATACTTTCTATTATGGGCATGGGCGGTTTGGGTAAGACCACGCTTGCCCAACATGTATACCATGATCAGAGGATAGAGGGTAAATTTGATATCAAAGCCTGGGTCTGCGTTTCGGATGATTTTGATGTTTTCAAGGTAACAAGAACAATTCTTGAGGCCATCACCAGATCAACTGATGATAGTAGAAACCTAGAAATGGTTCAGGGAAGATTAAAAGAAATACTTAGTGGTAACAGatttcttcttgttttggatGACGTTTGGAACGAAAGCTGGTCTAAATGGGAACAAGTGCAGAAAGCTCTTGATTCTGGAGCTCATGGAAGTAGGATTCTTGTCACCACACGTAGTAAGAAAGTTGCTCTTTCAATGCGCTCAAAAGAGCACCACCTGAAGGAATTACAAGAAGACTATTGCTGGCAGTTGTTTGCAAATCATGCATTTCAAAATGATACTCAAGCAAATACAGCTTTCAAGGAGATTGGTAAACAGATAGTTGAAAAATGCAGAGGACTTCCACTAGCCTTGAAAACAATGGGAAGTCTTCTACACAATAAATCATCCATTTCAGAATGggaaaatgtattaaaaagCGAAATATGGGAATTAGAGGATAGTGATGTTATCCCAGCTTTAGCACTGAGCTATAACCATTTTCCGTCCCATCTCAAGAGATGCTATGCTTACTGTGCTTTATTCCCTAAAGATTATGAGTTTGATAAGAATTGCTTGATTCAATTGTGGATTGCTGAAAATTTTGTACAATTTCATCATCACAAAAGTCCAGAAGATATAGGTGAACAATACTTTGATGATCTATTATCGAGGTCTTTCTTTCAACAGTCAAACAGATATAAAACATGTTTTGTCATGCATGACCTTTTAAACGATTTGGCAAAATATGTTTGTGAGGACATCTGTTTCAGATTGGGAGTTGACAAAACAAAAGGTATTCCCAAAACAACCCGTCATTTTACATTTGCAACCAATCATGTGGAGTATTTTGATGGGTTTGGAAGTATACATGATGTTGAAAGGTTACACACATTTATGCCAACAGATTGGAGTTGGCATTGCAAGATGTCGATAGATGACTTATTCTCCAAGTTTAAGTTCTTACGTGTCTTGTCTGTGTCTAACTGTTCTAACCTTACAAAGGTGCCTGACTCAGTAGGCGATCTTAAGCATCTCCGCTCATTAGATCTCTCCAACACTCACATAGAAAGATTGCCTGAGTCAACATGTTCACTCTACAACTTGCAAATACTGAAGCTCAACAATTGTCCACTATTGAAGGAACTGCCATCAAATTTACACAAACTCACCAATTTGCGTCGTCTTGAATTTATGGATACTGAACTGTTAAAGGTGCCAGAACATTTGGAAAAACTGAAGAATCTTCAAGTATTCATGAGTTCGTTTGATGTTGGAAGTAAGGAATTCAGCATTCAACAACTAGGACAACTCGATCATCATGGAAGGCTATCAATTGGGGAGCTGCAGAATATTGAGAACCCCTCCGATGCAAAAGCAgcagatttgaaaaataaaactcacCTTCGGGAGCTAAAGTTAAAATGGAATAGGGACCAGGTCCCTGTTGACGCATTGAAAGAAAGGGATGTAAATGTCATGGAGAATCTCCAACCTTCCAAGTACTTGGAGAAGTTGTCAATCAGCCACTATGATGGTACAAAATTTCCAACTTGGTTTGGAGATTATTCATTATTGAATGTGGTGTCATTAAGCTTGTTCCAATGTAAACAATGCAAATGTTTGCCTTCCCTTGGACATTTGCCATTTCTCAAGGACCTCACAATATCAGGGCTTGATGGGGTAGTATGTATTGATGCTGACTTTTATGGGAGTAGCTCTTGTTCGTTTCCATCCTTGGAGACATTGAAATTCTCCCACATGAAAGGATGGGAGAAATGGGATTGTGAAGCCATGAGAGGTGCTTTTCCACGTCTTCACCATCTTGCTATAGATTATTGTCCCAAGCTGAAAGAGCGCCTGCCAGTGCAAATTCTTCATTTTGAGACAGTATATATTCGGCACTGCAAACAACTTCTGGGGTACGATGGAATGGTGAAAATGAATGGGAAAGAGGTCACCATTTTTCGAGTACACCACAACATGGAAGTATGGTTTGTGGAATGGATAGGGAAAATGATATCCCATGATTCTGTTGAAGACTTGAAAGTTTATTCGTGCCCCAATATGAGTATTTTAATGAATCAGCAATATAATTTCCTTGTAAGTTTGACTGTTCATGACAGCTGTGACTCTCTAACCACCTTTCCTATAGACTTCTTCCCAACACTCAGATCGCTTTATCTCCTGAGCTGTTGTAATCTACAAACGATTTTACAGGTACATGCTCATAATCATCTCCAGGATCTGGCAATCATTGACTGCC
The Vigna angularis cultivar LongXiaoDou No.4 chromosome 5, ASM1680809v1, whole genome shotgun sequence genome window above contains:
- the LOC108324324 gene encoding putative disease resistance protein At3g14460; this translates as MAAELVGGALLSAFLQVAFDRLASPQVLHFFRGRKLDQKLLKRLKRKLRSIDALADDADIQQFINKRVKAWLADVIDALFEAEDLLDEIYEFSLREVEDEYQRTSNKVWNLNLSLSSVSFFIDENEIETRMEQVLDDLDELVNEGSRIGLKEASGVGVDSGSNSKVSQKSSSTSLLSERDDIYGRDDDKDIIFNWLAPDSDDGDKLLILSIMGMGGLGKTTLAQHVYHDQRIEGKFDIKAWVCVSDDFDVFKVTRTILEAITRSTDDSRNLEMVQGRLKEILSGNRFLLVLDDVWNESWSKWEQVQKALDSGAHGSRILVTTRSKKVALSMRSKEHHLKELQEDYCWQLFANHAFQNDTQANTAFKEIGKQIVEKCRGLPLALKTMGSLLHNKSSISEWENVLKSEIWELEDSDVIPALALSYNHFPSHLKRCYAYCALFPKDYEFDKNCLIQLWIAENFVQFHHHKSPEDIGEQYFDDLLSRSFFQQSNRYKTCFVMHDLLNDLAKYVCEDICFRLGVDKTKGIPKTTRHFTFATNHVEYFDGFGSIHDVERLHTFMPTDWSWHCKMSIDDLFSKFKFLRVLSVSNCSNLTKVPDSVGDLKHLRSLDLSNTHIERLPESTCSLYNLQILKLNNCPLLKELPSNLHKLTNLRRLEFMDTELLKVPEHLEKLKNLQVFMSSFDVGSKEFSIQQLGQLDHHGRLSIGELQNIENPSDAKAADLKNKTHLRELKLKWNRDQVPVDALKERDVNVMENLQPSKYLEKLSISHYDGTKFPTWFGDYSLLNVVSLSLFQCKQCKCLPSLGHLPFLKDLTISGLDGVVCIDADFYGSSSCSFPSLETLKFSHMKGWEKWDCEAMRGAFPRLHHLAIDYCPKLKERLPVQILHFETVYIRHCKQLLGYDGMVKMNGKEVTIFRVHHNMEVWFVEWIGKMISHDSVEDLKVYSCPNMSILMNQQYNFLVSLTVHDSCDSLTTFPIDFFPTLRSLYLLSCCNLQTILQVHAHNHLQDLAIIDCPQFESFPERVHILLPCLEFLSIRDCPRFESFSDGCLPSNIKRMYLTNSSKLVASLKGSFGDNPSLETLFIIGKLEAESFPDEGFLPLSLTSLGIYDCQHLKKLDYKGLCHVPSLKELLLVNCPSLQCLPDEGLPKSISYLTISGNCPLLKQRCKYPGGQDWGKIAHVQNLSIL